Genomic DNA from Nitrososphaera sp.:
GAAGAGACCTTGGTTCGGGCCATAATGGAGCTTTATTTAAAAAGGCATCAACCTCGGCATCAAGCTCCGGAGCATTCTCGATTTTGACTCCGGCGCTCTTTACGTGTTTGGCATAATCCCGGAGTGTCTGCAAGTCGTCCTCGGCCTTTGCTCCGCTCGCAAACGGGTTTACCCGGGCTTCAAGCGCGCGCAGACTTTTTCGAATGCTTGAAGCAGAGTCATAATCGTCTGCAAGCACATAATTTTCCAATGCCTCGTTCATTGACCACATGGCTTCCCTAACAGACGCCGCCATCGTCTGCTGCGCGTTTAGCAGGTAGAGGTTCGCAGCATGCACGTAAAGCTTGTTTGCGCGCTCGCTGTTGCCAATCCGTGAGAGGCACCTCGCCGCGCAGGAGCAGCTAAGCGCATGTCTTATGATCGATTTTGCCTCCGCCGATTTCTGTGCGTCTTTCAAATAATAAGAAACGGCAGAAACCAGATCTCCGTCGTCTTCGGCCTTTATTGCATTGAACCAAAGACTAGACTCGTCTGTCAGCTTCTCTAGCCATGTTCTAACCTTCATGTTCCAAGCAAGCCTTTAAGCGGCGCTTTTTAAGGAAACAGCAATTTTGTATACTGAAATTCAATCTCGTTATCAGGCCTGACGAAACCAAGATTCTCCTGCGGGCTGGTAGCGCGAATAGAACAAAATTAGTTCATTGATAAATAATGACTGGCAGGATTTGCAAGCGTGAACATTCTAGCAATTGGCGCACACCCGGATGACATCGAACTTGGTTGCGGCGGGCTTTTGATCAAGGCAGCTCGGCAAGGCCATGATGTGTACATGTACACGCTTACCAGGGGAGCAGTCTCGGGAGACCCGGCCCAGCGCTCGAAGGAACTCATGCAATCTGCCAAGTTCATCGGAGCAAAGGCCCTATGGATCGACAATTTTGACGACACGCGGCTGACTGCAGGAACAGAGCTGATAAACCACATCGAATTTTTCATAAACAAGGCTGATCCGGACATAATCATAACCCATTCGCTTGGAGATGTTCACCATGATCACAAGGCTGTCGCGTCCTCGACCATTGAGGCTGGCAGGTTTATCCCAAACATAATGTCATATGAAATTCCGCTGACCAAGGAATTCAAGCCGCAGGTATTCTACGATATTTCAGACGTCGTCGACGAAAAGGTCGAGCTTATCAAGATATTCTGGTCCCAGCAGAGCAAGCTGTATCTGAAGGCCAATGCGATAAAGGGTCTGGCAGAATACAGGGCACTGCAGAGCAGGCTGAATACTTCCATAAACTACGTCGAAGCTTTCGAGGTGCTAAAGCTTTGCTTTGGGAAGGAATTCAAGCTGTGGAAGGTTCCGAGCGAAAGAATTCCCAAGAACGAAGGGGCAGGCACCAGGCCCAACGAGATAATCGAGTTCGTCTAAGTCTGCGAGATCGTGATAACAGATGGAAAATCCACAGACGACTGCAGCAGAAGCCGGCTCGATGGCCGGAGGCCAATCCCCAGTCGCAAAGTTTGCCGGGATAAACGATCCGGCCATCAGGGAATTTGTCTCAAGCATTCCCCATGACTTTCAGCAGACGGCAGCCATCCTAGCAGGTGCGAAATTTTTCGCCCCTGACAGGGTTTTGCAGAACAGGCTTGCCCTTGCCAGCAAGGCCCATTCCTTTCACGATGGCGCACAGACCAATAGCCAACGAGTGCAGGAAAGCATTTCCCGCCTGCAAGAGCCCGAAACCCTGGTCCTTGTTGCGACGCATCAACCCAATCTGTTCTCCTATGGCGGGATATTCAAGAAAGTAATACTGCTCGAAGCACTCAAGAGCGAAGTAGAGAGGCTTTCAGGCGGGCAGGTCAGCATCGTGAACCTCTTTCTCGTTGTCGACCATGACTTTCTGGACGAGACATGGATACGCGTGGCGCAGCTTCCGAGCCTGCAGAGCTCCGATGGCATCATGGACTTGCGTCTGCCCATCAAAGAGTCGCAGAGATGGAAGATGGTCTGCAACGTAATGCCGCCGGCGCATTCTGTCTTGTCTCACTGGAAGTCACAGTTGAAAAATTGGATAAGGTCCAACTCGCTGACAATCGCGGAGCGCAGGGAGCTATTTGGCAACCTGGAAGACCTCTGGTCCGAGTACGAGGCAGCTTACGCGGATGCCCGCTCCTACTCTGACCTTAACGCATTTTTCATGTCGCGGATCGTAAATGCACGATGGAACTATTCGACAGTGTTTGTCAGGCTCTCTGAGCTGTCACAGATTTTCGCCGATGGATTTACTTTCCTGCTTGCCAATTTCAGAAAATATTCTGAAGGGCTTAGAAGGGCGGAGCGGGTCTGCATGGCCCATGGCATTGACACGGGCATAAGCGCGTCATCGCACCTTCACGCGCCGCTTTGGCTCCACTGCTCCTGCGGAAGCAAGACCTCGCCAAGACTCCGTGCAATTGGCAGAGAAATGGCCCTCGAGGGCTCGTGCATTTCGTGCGGCAAGCAGCTTCAGCTTGGCCTTGGAGACGCCGACCACATCGACATCAAGGAATCAGCGGGGCTGCTATCGCCAAAAGCAATCCCAATCCCGTTGCTTCTGGCAAGGGAAATCGGAATTTCAGGCTATGCCTCCGGCACCGGTGGACTAGGATACCTTGTCGATGGACAGGTGATAGCCAAGGAGCTGGGCATCAAGCTTCCCACCACCCTTTTGTGGGCCTCCAAGGACAATTACATCGGCATAGGCCAGAGAGAGGCGGCTGCCGTATCGTCAAGGCTCAATGACCCTATCGTGTCGGCAATAGCGGCGCTCAACGGAAGGCATCAGCGGCTTGAAAACCTCATACGGCCGCTCCTGCAAGAGCGTGCAGCAGCCGTCGGAACGCCGGGCGCCATGAAAGACGTGCTTGACCGCATCTTTGCACTCAAGCAGCAGCAGAGAGAGATAAGATCGGAACTATCTGGTCTAACCAAAGTGCGTAACATACTGACATTGTCGCCTTGTTTTGTGGATTACGCGGTAAACTTTGGCGTCGAACACTCGGAAATGAAGTGGAGAAAACACCTGGTCGAAAGGGGCTCTCTTGCCGGCTCGGTAATGATGCAAGCAGCCAGCGTCGCGGCAGCGTCTTAGAAATGTTCTAGGTTCTTGTAGATGATCAAAGTATGTTTAGTATTAAAAGCCATAACACAAGACTTTCTGTAGCAACTTGCCATTAAATTCTGCCGGATGGAGCAACCGAGGGTGGCTTGAGATCATTGAGTTTATCCTTTTGATGTGTGAAGGGGGAGCCAGAAAGACCCATGTCATGTACAGGTGCAACCTGAATTCAAAACAAATCAACCAGTATCTGCAGTTTCTGCTCGACTCAAAAATGCTGGAAGTGACTCGAGAGCGACCAAATTCGAAAAGATACATATACAAAACAACCGAGCTCGGAAAGAAGTTCATCGCGCATTACAAGGAGCTTGCAGACCTTTTCAGCAAGCCTCCGCCCGCATCCCTCACTTGATACGATATTTCTAGCGGATAGTTCCACTCTAATTAAAAGAAATGTCTGAATGGATTTAACGTTCAGGTCAATGAAGAATCGCAGCCGCTACGAGGTTATAGCAGCAATTTTAAAGGCAGCCAGTAAGGAAGAAACGCGAACCAAAATAATGTACAAGGCCATGCTTAGCAACGACCAGTGTAAGCTTTATCTCGACTCGTTGATGCGCAGCGGCTTGATGCAAGAGGTAGCAAATGGCGAGAAGACGGTGTACAGGGTCACGCAGAAAGGAAACAAGTTCCTGTCTTATTATGACCAGATGAAAGAGCTTCTGCCTGTGGGTATCGAGGAGAACCTGGCAGGCGAATACTTTCATCATGTAAGCAGCTAGCGCAGCTTGGTTTGAGCCGGGCATCCTGGCTAGACTATCTGCTGTAGCACGAGATCGTTTTGCGGCGGCGTAAACACCATTGCAAAGACTGAAGAAGATGGGACAATCGTCTGAAGAATCAGGGTTCCGTTGACCATGTTCAATCGCAGATGAATGTCGGAGATTTCAGAAAAGTGATCAAGAGCTCGCGAGTCGGAAGTGCGAACCACTGCCAGAAGCAGATGTTTGTTCGACCGTATGCGAGAGGTGAGTTGTCGTGGTAGAGTGGCACCGGCGGCGCCCATACCGATTTCTTCCAGGAGCGACTGTCCGCCTGCGATAGCAAACAGTGGGCGGTCGCCAAAAGCCCTGCTGAGCTTCTCGACAGCATCAATGTACTCCGACCCTTTCGACTTGCTTCCGGTCATGATGTAATCGGGCGGGTCCTTGGCTTCGGGCCGGCCGGCAGCGGCGAACACGCGAAGTGCGTTTTTGGTCTTTCTCTTGTCTGGCTCCGCGGGTATGAATTGGCTCAGAAACCTGTATGCAAGTACTGGATCCATCGAGTCAAAAGGATCGACGAGGACGGGATTGCCCCTTTGCAGATAACCCGAGATTGGCCTGCCCAGAAACTCGAGAGCTGCCCGCGTTGTCACATGCTGGCGCAGTTCAACAAGCACTACTCCAGCAAGGGGGAACCCGGTTCCGATTGCTTCATCAAGGCCCGGGTAGGATGTCGGTATGTTTGCGGAGGGATGCGATGCTTTTGTCGGGCCATTTAATTGCGGCGAAACGGCCTTTGGTTTTTGTCTAGTCTTTTCTGCTTCCTTGGGAAGGAATGCCAGCGGAACAAAAGGAGAAATGCAACGAAACATTGTGCCCTCGAGCGTGTAAAAATATGACGGCCTGTTTATCCTCACGCCCCTCATCTTGAGCAAGGTCAGCTCTCTGAGCCTCGCACCATCGTGATGCACCTGTTTTAGTTCAACAATCCCGTCAACCAGAAAGTCGAGGGTTGTATCGCTTGGGTGCTCGCTGATAAAGACCAGTTTCGCGCCAGCCCTTTCCCGCCAGGTCTGGAGGACGCGTTCGTTGTTCAGGCGAGCCTCCTTATCCATGAAGGAGGCAATGGCATCCCAGCTGTCGATAATAATCACGGGTGACTTGATGTCCATCAACTGGTTTGTAATGCGCTCAAAGAGCGATTCAGGCTCGTCGAGTCGGGCGTCTTCAAAGCTTGCGGGGACGGCAGTGGAATGCTCGGCTGAGTCTTCTGCCGGCAACGAAGTCGTGTTCACAAACGAATCCAGCCACGGATAATACTGAAAGAGCTGCTTTGGCGATGTCCTGGTCGAAATATAAAAGAACTTGCTTTGCCTCTCAAGCGCGCGGAGGATTGTCAGTGACAGTGTTGTTTTTCCCGTGCCTGCGAGGCCCTTGATAAGAAGAGAGTATGTGTCTCTCTTAATAAACTTGACAAGCTCGTCTGGCATGAATGAAAAATAGTCCACAGACTCTTCAGCCATGCGCTCAGACAAAGGCAACCATGGTAGAAATTATGATTATGTAAATCTATCCGTTCAATTCACGCGTAATTGCTGCGACACCGGTTTCTGAATTCATATTCTAGTCGATTATTAGTTAATATTCTGCATAGATGGGATGCTTCAGGATTGGACGCTTGGATAGAGCTGTCGCCGTCGCCTGAGGCCAAGTCCGGTTCACTCATACCGTATGACCAGCGACTACCCGATCCTGTCAAGAAACTTTTCGAGCTGGCCAGGCAAACGATAGATCAGGCTGCAGGCAGTGCACAATGGGACCTGGCAATTCGGATCGACAGCGAGCAATGTGACGACCTGATGCACCATGGCATTTTTGGCTCAGTCTACCACCATGAATTGGGCGACGAATATTGTGCCTTCGTGTCTTACGAGGGCAAGAGCTACAAAGTGGCCCTTTTCATCACGAAGTAACGTATTTATTGTAAAACTAGAGAACTGTCGTACCTACGGTATGGTGATTAACGAAGAATTACTTGCTGCGAGGAAAAAAGTCTCCTCGAGGCGGCCCCGGTTTGTAAGGCAGGAAAGCTGGAGATACGACAGGCTGGCTGAGAACTGGAGGAAGCCCAAGGGCAAGGATAACAAGATGCGAAAGCAGAAGGCTGGGGTTCCAAGACTCGTCAAAGTGGGCTACAGAGGTCCACGCGTCTCTAGAGGACTTCATCCCTCCGGTTATACCGATAACCTCGTTTACAACACTAACGGTTTGAGCCTCCTGGATCCGAAAAAGGATGCCGTGCGGATTGCTGGGACCGTCGGACGGAGAAAGCGAGTCGACATACTGGCCAAGGCGAAGGAAATGGGCCTCAAGGTCCTGAACCCGGGAAGGGCAGCTGTCGCAAAGGCAACAGAGGCGGCATCTAGCGATAGCGGTGAAGTCAAGAGTAAAGAAATGAAGGAGCAGGAAACCTAATGGTCGTAAACATTCGGAAGAAAAGAGAGCTGGTCGCCAGGATTCTTGGTGTCGGCGCCAATAGGGTACGGTTTGAGCCCGACAAACTTGACGACGTGGCCGACTCGATCACCCGCGAGAACATCCGCTCGCTCATTGACAACGGCTCCATTTGGACAGTAAAGCCAAAAGGCACGTCAAGGCGGCGGGCAGAAGACAAGCGCGAGGCAGGAAGGATTCGCGGAAAGGGACCGGGTTCGAAAAAGGGTCGAAAGACTGCGCGTGTCGGCAAAAAGTCGGTTTACGTCAAGAGAGTAAGGTCAATGCGCTACCACCTGAAAGTAATGAAGGATCGCAACGACATCAGCCGGGATGTATATTGGCAGATTTACAAGAAGGTAAACGGCGGTCAGGTGAGGACGCTGGCACACCTTCGAGAACTGGTAAAACAGGCAACAACCCGCTAGAAAAGTACCGCGCGGATTTCGTCAAATCGCTCAATCCGGTCCGACGAGCATTTGACTCCTTCTTTTTTCAGCAGGTCTTTCTTCATTTCAATTCCGCCGGCGTAACCGCCGATGCTTCCATCGGACTTTACGACCCTGTGGCATGGAACAATGACAAGGTTGGGATTTGCGTTCAATATTCTGCCCACCGCCCTGGCGCCACCGGGGCAGCCAGCAGCTTTTGCAAGGTCCCCATAAGTGGTAACGCTTCCTTCAGGGATTTGTGCCAAGAGAGCATAGATCTTTTGCGCTTCCAAGGTTCGATTTGCAGCGGGCTTGCTCAACGGTCTCAAATAGCCCGCAGCGGTATTTGAACTCTAGGCGCTAATCTGCTCAAGGCCGGAATTCTTTAGCATGGCGAGTATCCTGTCCTTCTGGCCACCTAACCCCTTTGAGTCAACCAGAGCATGAGTCACCTGCTCGGAGCTCCGCTCTATCATCTGTGCCACCATGTCCTCGTCTATTGATTCCAGGTTGTGCTTTGAAGCCACCGCGGCAAGCCCTATGTCGCTTTCGAGAAGCAGCTTGTTGAATTTTGACGGATAATGCGTCCCTCCGAACCCTATCGCGACTCTGCCGCAACTTTGGGACTTTTCACCAATACAACCAAGAAGCGACGAGCAGACGTAGTCGGCGGCTTTTGCGTCTACCCACTGGGGCTCGGACGAGCCAAGCTCGATAAATATGGCAGGCTTTTTGAGCGAGGTCGGCCCGTGGTGCGTAGCCTCTATCACAATGTCATAGCCGGGCACCTTCGACCTTCCATTAAAGATCGTCTGCATGTATTTTTTTTGCATGCTTGGAAACGCAATCCCCAGTTCCCTGGGTTTTCCCCCGTACGGATTGTCGGAAAAATTTCCAACGCTGTGGCAGGTAAGCGTCGGGATGGCGCTGTCAGACTTGTGCTTGGACAAAAACAGGAATGCTTCGGCCAAGGGAAACAACTCATCAAGATCATCCATGAACAGAACGCTCTTGTTGGAAGTGTAAAGTATCGCGTTATCATAGAGTCCCGATGTGAAAATCTTGCCAGAGCCGGCCGTTTCCTCGGCGAGCTCGAACCGTCCCTCCGATATCAGGCTCTGCCCAAGCGTAATGCCGGCAGGATCCGTATTCGAAGCCGCCAAGACGAAGCCGGATTTCCTTCTGAAGGCCAACCGGTTCGTCAAGCCGCGGCTTGTAATTATAATGTTGACGGATTTTGCAGGTCAATAAACGCTAGACGGAATTGCCCGCATTCAATTTAGCGGCCAAAAAATCCGGCGTTAAACAACAGAACCACCAGCGAGTTGTTTGATATCAGCATGACGAGGGCCAATGACGGCAGATAGGCAAGCGGGAGCGAGTACCGCGCAAACTTTACAGAACTACTGGAGCCCTTTCTCGCAAAATACAGGGCAGTAAGTCCGAACACTGCAAGTTCGGACCAGAACGTGAAATAGGGCCATGTGTTCGGGAACGAGCGAATGAGATAGCCGGAGACAAGCCCCATTTCTCCGAACCTTGCCCCGAGCGATAACGAGGCGGCATAGGTAGTAAGGACGTCCATAAATGCCAGCCCACCGACGACGGCGATTATCTTTAGTTCAGTAATTCCTCGTTGATTGCTTACAGAAGAATATGCAACCAAATCTGACTAAATGAACTATATACACCACTCGTACATATTATATATAGTAAAAAAACTTTCACAAATCATGGTCTGGCCTTCCATTTCTATAGTAGAAACCGGTAAGATTTACAGTATAAATTCAGCCTGACGATTGTTTTGTTCAATCTGTCGCCTTGACCTAATGCCTTCGAAGTCCGAGATCGCATTCCCTAACCAAGTAAATTTATAAATTGAAGGGTGCCCGGCATCACTGGATTAAATGAGTGATAAGGTTGACGATTTCGAGGAAGAGAATCTCGAAATCAGGGATCTCGATTCCGACCAGGCCGCAGAGTCGGAAGCAGAGTCCGAACCGTCAGGCAGTGTTGCGTCCAAAAAGGGTGCCAAGCTAACAGCCGACCGGTCGGTGCAAGCCGAATTAGCAGTTACTTCCAGCTCGCCTCCGGCAGGGGCTACTGCCCAAATCACTCAGGACAAACCCGCCAGCGACTCAAGGTTCTTTGCCATCAGGACTACGGGCGGACAGGAAAGAATAGTCGTGAACATGCTGCAGAGCAAGATGGGCAGCAAGAAAATAGGAATTCGGTCAATCCTGGTTCTCGACTCCTTCAAGGGATACATTATAGTAGAGGCCGCAGACGCGAACTTGGCTTATGAGGCACTCTCGGGCATTCGCCATGTGAGGGGCCAGATTCGGGGCGACCTTCCATTCAAGGATATTGAAGGTTACCTCATCAAGAAACCAGTGGTTGCGGAGCTTAGCATCGACGACACCGTTGAAATAATTGCAGGTCCGTTCAAGGCCATGAGGGCAAAGATTACGCGCGTGGACTATGACAAGCAGGAAGCGACGGTGGTGCTGCTTGATTCGCCATATCAGATACCTGTAACCGTTGATGCGAACTATCTCAAGAAAGTGCCTCATTGACATTGGGATTTTCATGACGACCCGTGGCGCTGATAGGCACTGCAGTCTAGGCAGCGGCAGACTGATGAGAAATGATTGTTGACCTTAACCTTAAGGGAAAGCACGCCGTTGTCATAGGAGGCGGCACCGAGGGCACCCGTAAGGTCAAGGGCCTGCTTGGCCAGGATTGCAGGATAACTGTAATCAGCAACAGACTAAACAGATTTCTGATTGATGCCCAGAAGAAAGGGGCCATAGAACTGGTCAAGGCAAGGCTCGACGGACCGGGAATCTTGGACAGGTTTGACGACCTGTTCGTCGTGCTGGCTGCAACTAACGACAAGCACCTCAACCGCCAGCTGGTCGAGAAAGGCCGCTCAAAAGGCGCATTTGTGTATGCAGCAGACGACCCCGCTGTCAGCGATTTTTCATATGCATCCGTCATTAACATAGAAGGCGTGATGCAGGTTGCCGTCTCGACATCCGGCAAGAGCCCCATTGTCGCAAGAAAGGTAAGGATCAGGGCCGAGCGCGTTTTGAGACGGGTCATACGCAAGACAGACATTGACAATGCGAGGCTCCAGGAGTTTGCCCGCACAGCTGCAAAGCC
This window encodes:
- a CDS encoding PIG-L deacetylase family protein yields the protein MNILAIGAHPDDIELGCGGLLIKAARQGHDVYMYTLTRGAVSGDPAQRSKELMQSAKFIGAKALWIDNFDDTRLTAGTELINHIEFFINKADPDIIITHSLGDVHHDHKAVASSTIEAGRFIPNIMSYEIPLTKEFKPQVFYDISDVVDEKVELIKIFWSQQSKLYLKANAIKGLAEYRALQSRLNTSINYVEAFEVLKLCFGKEFKLWKVPSERIPKNEGAGTRPNEIIEFV
- a CDS encoding winged helix-turn-helix domain-containing protein, encoding MPLNSAGWSNRGWLEIIEFILLMCEGGARKTHVMYRCNLNSKQINQYLQFLLDSKMLEVTRERPNSKRYIYKTTELGKKFIAHYKELADLFSKPPPASLT
- a CDS encoding winged helix-turn-helix domain-containing protein — translated: MKNRSRYEVIAAILKAASKEETRTKIMYKAMLSNDQCKLYLDSLMRSGLMQEVANGEKTVYRVTQKGNKFLSYYDQMKELLPVGIEENLAGEYFHHVSS
- the gvpD gene encoding gas vesicle protein GvpD P-loop domain-containing protein — encoded protein: MAEESVDYFSFMPDELVKFIKRDTYSLLIKGLAGTGKTTLSLTILRALERQSKFFYISTRTSPKQLFQYYPWLDSFVNTTSLPAEDSAEHSTAVPASFEDARLDEPESLFERITNQLMDIKSPVIIIDSWDAIASFMDKEARLNNERVLQTWRERAGAKLVFISEHPSDTTLDFLVDGIVELKQVHHDGARLRELTLLKMRGVRINRPSYFYTLEGTMFRCISPFVPLAFLPKEAEKTRQKPKAVSPQLNGPTKASHPSANIPTSYPGLDEAIGTGFPLAGVVLVELRQHVTTRAALEFLGRPISGYLQRGNPVLVDPFDSMDPVLAYRFLSQFIPAEPDKRKTKNALRVFAAAGRPEAKDPPDYIMTGSKSKGSEYIDAVEKLSRAFGDRPLFAIAGGQSLLEEIGMGAAGATLPRQLTSRIRSNKHLLLAVVRTSDSRALDHFSEISDIHLRLNMVNGTLILQTIVPSSSVFAMVFTPPQNDLVLQQIV
- a CDS encoding 50S ribosomal protein L32e; the encoded protein is MVINEELLAARKKVSSRRPRFVRQESWRYDRLAENWRKPKGKDNKMRKQKAGVPRLVKVGYRGPRVSRGLHPSGYTDNLVYNTNGLSLLDPKKDAVRIAGTVGRRKRVDILAKAKEMGLKVLNPGRAAVAKATEAASSDSGEVKSKEMKEQET
- a CDS encoding 50S ribosomal protein L19e produces the protein MVVNIRKKRELVARILGVGANRVRFEPDKLDDVADSITRENIRSLIDNGSIWTVKPKGTSRRRAEDKREAGRIRGKGPGSKKGRKTARVGKKSVYVKRVRSMRYHLKVMKDRNDISRDVYWQIYKKVNGGQVRTLAHLRELVKQATTR
- a CDS encoding MGMT family protein, whose translation is MSKPAANRTLEAQKIYALLAQIPEGSVTTYGDLAKAAGCPGGARAVGRILNANPNLVIVPCHRVVKSDGSIGGYAGGIEMKKDLLKKEGVKCSSDRIERFDEIRAVLF
- a CDS encoding D-aminoacyl-tRNA deacylase — encoded protein: MAFRRKSGFVLAASNTDPAGITLGQSLISEGRFELAEETAGSGKIFTSGLYDNAILYTSNKSVLFMDDLDELFPLAEAFLFLSKHKSDSAIPTLTCHSVGNFSDNPYGGKPRELGIAFPSMQKKYMQTIFNGRSKVPGYDIVIEATHHGPTSLKKPAIFIELGSSEPQWVDAKAADYVCSSLLGCIGEKSQSCGRVAIGFGGTHYPSKFNKLLLESDIGLAAVASKHNLESIDEDMVAQMIERSSEQVTHALVDSKGLGGQKDRILAMLKNSGLEQISA
- a CDS encoding transcription elongation factor Spt5, whose protein sequence is MSDKVDDFEEENLEIRDLDSDQAAESEAESEPSGSVASKKGAKLTADRSVQAELAVTSSSPPAGATAQITQDKPASDSRFFAIRTTGGQERIVVNMLQSKMGSKKIGIRSILVLDSFKGYIIVEAADANLAYEALSGIRHVRGQIRGDLPFKDIEGYLIKKPVVAELSIDDTVEIIAGPFKAMRAKITRVDYDKQEATVVLLDSPYQIPVTVDANYLKKVPH
- a CDS encoding bifunctional precorrin-2 dehydrogenase/sirohydrochlorin ferrochelatase, whose product is MIVDLNLKGKHAVVIGGGTEGTRKVKGLLGQDCRITVISNRLNRFLIDAQKKGAIELVKARLDGPGILDRFDDLFVVLAATNDKHLNRQLVEKGRSKGAFVYAADDPAVSDFSYASVINIEGVMQVAVSTSGKSPIVARKVRIRAERVLRRVIRKTDIDNARLQEFARTAAKPRIRTVARRKEFLYSLISDEAIQKLIKEERIEDAKRATLNLLQLWSDKQD